The following coding sequences lie in one Arachis ipaensis cultivar K30076 chromosome B05, Araip1.1, whole genome shotgun sequence genomic window:
- the LOC107644010 gene encoding uncharacterized protein LOC107644010 has product MSVIQKFFIASMFMLAVPVAILYGFNNNLFPGTDNLSPYSVTLVSGFLAVISVNVVIAFYIYLAMREPAENHEPDPKFLAEAKASMKQPTTDAPQSSDSQKKEQ; this is encoded by the exons ATGAGTGTGATTCAGAAGTTTTTCATTGCTTCAATGTTCATGTTGGCTGTCCCTGTTGCAATTTTGTATGGTTTTAACAATAATCTGTTTCCTG GAACAGACAATTTGTCCCCTTACTCTGTGACACTAGTGAGTGGATTTCTTGCGGTTATATCAGTTAATGTAGTCATAGCATTTTACATATACTTGGCGATGAGGGAACCTGCCGAAAATCACGAGCCAGATCCCAAATTTCTCGCTGAGGCCAAGGCTAGTATGAAGCAGCCAACAACTGATGCTCCGCAATCTTCTGACTCTCAGAAGAAAGAACAGTAG
- the LOC107644009 gene encoding uncharacterized protein LOC107644009 — MSESALKDLNTIPPTERKSESSSKASLTKPPVDNANENLEEWQKKKSCPTLVSPPVNGNQTVSVSSGVEIGNAEVEYIESENLSDLEDIGTCLKNLLSGLDSKDWVMVCDALNNVRRLSLFHKEAMLDMLGDVITFVAKSLKSPRSAVCKTAIMTSADIFSAYNDLIIDSLDPLLVQLLLKSSQDKRFVCEAAEKALIAMTIWISPVALLPKLQPYLKNRNPRIRAKAAMCFSRSVPRLGAEGIKTYGIDKLIQVAASQLSDQLPESREAARTLLLELQNVYEKFHDLMPAATVSEQPEMGSWENFCQSKLSPLSAQAVLRVTNIAREGLVS; from the exons ATGTCTGAGAGCGCCTTGAAGGATCTCAATACAATTCCTCCAACTGAGAGGAAGAGTGAGAGCTCCAGCAAGGCATCTCTAACTAAGCCTCCAGTTGACAATGCtaatgaaaaccttgaagaatgGCAGAAGAAAAAGAGTTGTCCCACCTTGGTTTCTCCCCCAGTAAATGGTAATCAAACTGTGAGTGTCAGTTCTGGTGTTGAGATTGGAAATGCGGAAGTAGAATACATCGAATCTGAGAACTTGAGTGATCTGGAAGATATTGGCACTTGTCTCAAG AACCTCTTATCTGGACTTGACTCAAAGGATTGGGTCATGGTTTGTGATGCACTCAATAATGTACGCCGTTTATCCTTATTTCATAAGGAAGCAATGCTTGACATGTT GGGGGATGTGATCACATTTGTTGCTAAGTCCCTTAAAAGTCCTAGAAGTGCTGTTTGCAAAACTGCTATCATGACGTCTGCAGACATTTTCAGTGCATACAACGATCTTATAATAGATTCATTAGATCCTTTG CTAGTACAGCTTCTTCTCAAATCTTCACAGGACAAGCGCTTTGTGTGTGAGGCAGCTGAAAAAGCCTTGATAGCAATGACTATTTGGATTTCCCCAGTGGCTTTGTTACCGAAACTCCAACCATATCTTAAGAATAGGAATCCTCGTATTCGTGCAAAGGCAGCAATGTGTTTTTCTCGAAGTGTTCCACGACTG GGTGCAGAAGGCATAAAGACATATGGTATTGACAAGTTGATCCAAGTAGCTGCATCTCAGTTAAGTGACCAGCTACCAGAGTCTAGGGAAGCCGCTCGAACTCTACTTCTTGAGCTTCAAAATGTATATGAGAAATTTCATGATCTCATGCCTGCTGCTACTGTTTCCGAGCAACCAGAAATGGGATCTTGGGAGAACTTCTGTCAATCAAAACTCTCACCTTTAAGTGCTCAAGCTGTACTTCGAGTTACCAACATTGCTCGAGAGGGTCTTGTTTCATGA